Proteins found in one Deinococcus multiflagellatus genomic segment:
- a CDS encoding Rqc2 family fibronectin-binding protein has product MEGLMLARVLRDLGPALPLRTLGWAFPDETTAALLLDGPGLEGRRNLVLSYRPPTPVVFLSRERLRGEPHNPFQRFLVARVRGELLRAEQLKLDRVIALHFGGESGFVDQAPTRLVFEVTGRNANLLVLEGGEGFEGRIVMAAREITGSRNRFRTVRTGGRYTPPPPYDKLDPRTVGEADAGALAALPVGRWRERLDGLGPLLGAELARRAGLRPDEAPGAAWPQALAALRALVQDPTVSEGVLQGGAREAARGEKAAALRKALREPLDKRLTLLRNQLSDVARAEAGLDDAARDRAEADLLMAYAHTIPAGAASALLPAFDGSGEQPLSLDPTLSAIQNAEKRYTRARRREEVYLRLAEREEGLRAELQEAEARLAALDTAELETLEALSAQLQTERPEKSPYGARFTTPGGFEVLVGRNNKENAALTHRLGKSMDHWFHAQGYPGSHVLVRSGGRDLDLPDILYAARLAAAHSKARGSSNVPVDYTRIKHVWRPRGAPAGQVHYTDQKTVFVDGTLPAEGSGVASG; this is encoded by the coding sequence GTGGAAGGGCTGATGCTCGCGCGGGTGCTGCGCGACCTGGGCCCGGCGTTGCCGCTGCGCACGCTGGGCTGGGCATTTCCCGACGAAACCACGGCGGCGCTGCTGCTGGACGGCCCCGGGCTGGAGGGGCGGCGCAATCTGGTGCTCAGCTACCGGCCGCCCACCCCGGTGGTGTTTCTGTCGCGCGAGCGGCTGCGCGGCGAGCCCCACAACCCCTTTCAGCGCTTTCTGGTCGCGCGCGTGCGGGGCGAACTGTTGCGCGCCGAGCAGCTGAAACTAGACCGGGTGATCGCCCTGCATTTCGGCGGTGAATCGGGTTTCGTGGATCAGGCGCCCACCCGGCTGGTCTTTGAGGTGACGGGCCGCAACGCCAACCTGCTGGTGCTGGAAGGCGGCGAGGGCTTTGAGGGCCGCATTGTGATGGCGGCGCGGGAAATCACCGGCAGCCGCAACCGCTTCCGCACCGTGCGCACGGGCGGGCGCTACACGCCGCCGCCCCCCTACGACAAGCTGGACCCGCGTACCGTAGGCGAAGCGGACGCCGGGGCGCTGGCGGCCCTGCCCGTTGGCCGCTGGCGCGAGCGGCTGGACGGCCTGGGCCCGCTGCTGGGCGCCGAACTGGCCCGGCGTGCAGGGTTGCGGCCCGACGAGGCACCCGGGGCCGCCTGGCCACAGGCGCTGGCGGCCCTGCGCGCCCTGGTGCAGGACCCCACGGTGAGCGAGGGGGTGCTGCAGGGCGGGGCACGCGAGGCGGCGCGGGGCGAAAAGGCGGCGGCGCTGCGCAAGGCCCTGCGCGAACCACTGGACAAGCGCCTGACCCTGCTGCGCAACCAGCTGTCAGACGTGGCCCGCGCCGAGGCTGGCCTGGACGACGCCGCCCGCGACCGCGCTGAGGCCGATCTGCTGATGGCCTACGCCCACACCATTCCCGCCGGGGCCGCCAGCGCCCTGCTGCCGGCCTTTGACGGCAGCGGCGAACAGCCCCTCAGTCTGGACCCCACCCTCAGCGCCATTCAGAACGCCGAGAAACGCTATACCCGCGCCCGGCGCCGCGAAGAGGTGTACCTGCGCCTCGCCGAGCGTGAAGAGGGTCTGCGCGCCGAACTGCAGGAGGCCGAGGCCCGCCTCGCCGCCCTGGACACCGCTGAACTGGAAACCCTGGAGGCCCTCTCCGCCCAGCTGCAGACCGAGCGCCCGGAAAAAAGCCCGTATGGCGCGCGCTTTACCACCCCCGGCGGCTTTGAGGTGCTGGTGGGGCGCAACAACAAGGAAAACGCGGCCCTCACGCACCGGCTGGGCAAGTCCATGGACCACTGGTTCCACGCCCAGGGCTACCCCGGTAGCCATGTGCTGGTGCGTTCGGGGGGGCGCGACCTGGACCTGCCGGACATCCTGTACGCCGCTCGGCTGGCGGCGGCCCATTCCAAGGCGCGCGGCAGCAGCAACGTGCCGGTGGATTACACCCGCATCAAGCATGTGTGGCGGCCCAGAGGCGCCCCCGCCGGGCAGGTGCATTACACCGACCAGAAAACGGTGTTCGTGGACGGCACCCTGCCCGCAGAGGGCAGCGGCGTGGCGAGTGGGTGA
- a CDS encoding BamA/OMP85 family outer membrane protein, with product MRHPLTLALTVVLAAPAVAQTAGTVQEVTVVGTSDLLTNFLRATLSVQAGAPLSSVNLRQVEQEVLASGYFKSAVAELRSVAGRDTLVITVVPNPTIKDVTVSGLTFLPADGFKKSVADLLNIAPGATLNNARIEEAKDALASNYQGEGYPFAPSISSDVKTEADGTVTVNFVVDETAPISRVEVEGVTLLPASTVTAIFKPLYDAKRFTPEAYYAAVQGLQQAYDEAGYLQAGVNTQTTALEGGVLKVRVIEGKVVGVDLSDLNNPQVTLQTQPGQPISLARLQADVRTLANQTGQPVGFALRPNPQNPAEVTVLFGSAGVASGPVKTIAVQGNALVPTATLLAAVKTKVGDVYSPQLAQEDFLALRDAYRKAGYEISTRDAITFENGALTFNIREVRVAGYELQWQGNHKTNDRVVLRELPEAGRAFNRDELNAALGRIARLGFVRVVSEQVRSDPANPENITYVLGVTETTSGIPVSLGLTYDSFAGGFGGEAAYTNNNVFGLGHNFTVTLGGQQNEAGQNLVGNVAYTIPWLDLDFLDFRKVPTTLSVSAGTGVTGNQPLFTKPTDTPANVDTGWDYTTRTTSFSVSAGRNLTKNLYASVGFGVGYNTYYLEPLQKDDKNTVTYKDASGAEQSRTFAEGDVKGLVPTNSLLSAASAGLSYDSTDNGDFPGSGARANLGVRYKFGNQNGANVRWTELESGASTYFGFGRTLEKSLGVTNKQQVFAVRANAGTTLGLDTAPVGTGYSVGGGSSASASRHIRGLADGELFGPNYLTASAEYRYDFGLKAGIAQGLYGVVFADAGSAWGSSANPNFNLKYGVGAGVQLNLGIGGTLLPSLRFDYGFSPQTGKGKFYFRLGNFW from the coding sequence ATGCGACACCCCCTTACCCTTGCCCTGACCGTTGTCCTCGCCGCGCCTGCCGTTGCCCAGACGGCCGGCACGGTGCAGGAGGTCACGGTGGTCGGCACCAGTGACCTGCTGACCAATTTCCTGCGCGCCACCCTCTCGGTGCAGGCCGGCGCGCCGCTGTCCAGCGTGAATCTGCGTCAGGTGGAACAGGAAGTGCTGGCCAGCGGTTACTTCAAGTCGGCCGTGGCCGAACTGCGCAGCGTGGCCGGGCGCGACACGCTGGTCATTACCGTGGTGCCCAACCCCACCATCAAGGACGTGACCGTCTCGGGCCTGACCTTCCTGCCCGCCGACGGCTTCAAAAAGAGCGTGGCGGACCTGCTGAACATCGCCCCCGGCGCCACGCTGAACAACGCGCGCATTGAGGAAGCCAAGGACGCCCTGGCCAGCAACTACCAGGGCGAGGGCTACCCCTTTGCCCCCAGCATCAGCAGCGACGTGAAAACCGAAGCCGACGGGACCGTCACCGTGAACTTCGTGGTGGACGAAACCGCGCCCATTTCGCGCGTGGAGGTCGAGGGCGTGACCCTGCTGCCCGCCAGCACCGTCACGGCCATCTTCAAGCCGCTGTACGACGCCAAGCGCTTTACCCCGGAGGCCTATTACGCTGCCGTGCAGGGGCTGCAGCAGGCCTACGACGAGGCCGGCTACCTGCAGGCGGGCGTGAACACCCAGACCACCGCGCTGGAGGGCGGGGTGCTGAAGGTGCGCGTCATTGAGGGCAAGGTAGTAGGCGTGGACCTGAGCGACCTGAATAACCCCCAGGTGACGCTGCAGACCCAGCCGGGTCAGCCGATCTCGCTGGCGCGCCTGCAGGCCGACGTGCGCACGCTGGCCAACCAGACCGGCCAGCCGGTGGGCTTTGCCCTGCGCCCCAACCCCCAGAACCCGGCCGAAGTCACCGTGCTGTTCGGCTCGGCGGGGGTGGCCAGCGGCCCGGTCAAGACCATTGCCGTGCAGGGCAACGCCCTGGTGCCCACCGCCACGCTGCTGGCGGCTGTGAAAACCAAGGTGGGCGACGTGTACAGCCCCCAGCTGGCCCAGGAGGATTTCCTGGCCCTGCGCGACGCCTACCGCAAGGCGGGCTATGAAATCAGCACCCGCGACGCGATCACCTTTGAAAACGGCGCCTTGACCTTCAACATCCGCGAGGTGCGGGTGGCGGGCTACGAACTGCAGTGGCAGGGCAACCACAAGACCAACGACCGCGTGGTGCTGCGCGAACTGCCCGAAGCCGGGCGCGCCTTTAACCGCGACGAGCTGAACGCGGCGCTGGGCCGCATTGCCCGCCTGGGCTTCGTGCGCGTGGTGAGCGAGCAGGTGCGCTCGGACCCCGCCAACCCCGAGAACATCACCTACGTGCTGGGCGTGACCGAAACCACCAGCGGCATTCCGGTCAGCCTGGGCCTCACCTATGACTCGTTCGCCGGAGGCTTCGGCGGCGAGGCGGCCTACACCAACAACAATGTCTTTGGCCTGGGGCACAACTTCACGGTGACGCTGGGCGGCCAGCAGAACGAAGCTGGTCAGAACCTCGTGGGCAACGTGGCCTACACCATTCCCTGGCTGGACCTGGATTTCCTGGACTTCCGCAAGGTGCCCACCACCCTGTCCGTGAGTGCAGGCACGGGCGTGACCGGCAACCAGCCGCTGTTCACCAAGCCCACCGACACCCCCGCCAACGTGGACACCGGCTGGGACTACACCACCCGCACCACCAGCTTCAGCGTGAGTGCCGGGCGCAACCTCACCAAGAACCTGTACGCCAGCGTGGGCTTTGGGGTGGGCTACAACACCTATTACCTGGAGCCGCTGCAAAAAGACGACAAGAACACGGTGACCTACAAAGACGCCAGCGGCGCCGAACAGAGCCGCACCTTTGCCGAGGGCGACGTCAAGGGCCTGGTGCCCACCAACTCGCTGCTCTCGGCGGCCAGCGCAGGTCTGTCTTACGACTCCACCGACAACGGCGACTTTCCCGGCAGCGGCGCGCGGGCCAACCTGGGGGTGCGCTACAAGTTTGGCAACCAGAACGGCGCCAACGTGCGCTGGACGGAGCTGGAAAGCGGCGCGAGCACCTACTTCGGCTTTGGCCGCACCCTGGAAAAGAGCCTGGGCGTGACCAACAAGCAGCAGGTCTTCGCCGTGCGCGCCAACGCGGGCACCACCCTGGGCCTGGACACCGCCCCTGTGGGCACCGGGTACTCGGTGGGCGGCGGCAGCAGCGCCAGCGCCTCGCGCCACATTCGCGGGCTGGCCGACGGCGAGCTGTTTGGCCCCAACTACCTGACCGCCAGCGCCGAGTACCGCTACGACTTCGGCCTGAAGGCCGGCATCGCCCAGGGCCTGTACGGCGTGGTGTTTGCCGACGCGGGCAGCGCCTGGGGCAGCAGCGCCAACCCCAACTTCAACCTGAAGTACGGCGTGGGCGCGGGCGTGCAGCTGAACCTGGGCATTGGCGGCACCCTGCTGCCCAGCCTGCGCTTTGACTACGGCTTCAGCCCCCAGACCGGCAAAGGCAAGTTCTACTTCCGCCTGGGGAACTTCTGGTAA
- a CDS encoding HelD family protein: MPVAESRPETHPDFELESQHLSSTVAAMLRQIEFWEDRDRQMGADLETSIILGDQAEEFAAMLSPHVHQPYFGSLKVRVAGREQTLYIGKHGFRDVKGPYSVVSWDSEVGSLFYSQALGWTPRKGSAGVIKRRRQLDIHAKTLLRVTDLYDDEQGGDTGGREEVLLRRLQEGSTAGMRDVVETLQPEQNEAMRAPAGVPVIIQGAAGSGKTTIGFHRLAWMTSAERGPHRARPEACMVLMPNRVLATYAARILPELGIERVVVTTPEAWATSLLGLEKLDVTDRTLSLLLTDRDNTRRALAWRRAKLLGDARMLDVVRTHLWNRFNAALHGQSLREAIELRGREPQVFALDEAQLAGMLRDVFAADPLEGYRTGMRRAIEAEALSRLRPAEDEEASVLRQLSTPLTTLLGRVFASTTPITEARRLLGSPEALAASGLLTEREIALLGTDPLSGIPTPRRAHADVTELPLMLAVQAFTGGIGRLDGRTLEPFDHVVLDEAQDYSPLLYALLGRATRPGHITALGDLNQGMHGYKGPSSWEAVQAQLPGAQVRTLGRTYRSTRQITELGARIAATYNRAAAVQGVDRDGAEVQRYTAPADSPHGELPLIAQAVKDAQAAGHTNIAIVTRRGVDADRLAEALREFDTDAQPITTQEHRFRGGLVILPVNLAKGLEFSAAIVASANADTYDESTEYERRLLYVSASRALHWLALVSVGDLHPLVA, translated from the coding sequence ATGCCTGTTGCGGAATCACGTCCGGAAACCCACCCGGATTTTGAACTGGAAAGTCAGCACCTCTCGTCCACCGTGGCCGCCATGCTGCGGCAGATCGAATTCTGGGAAGACCGTGACCGCCAGATGGGCGCCGACCTGGAAACCAGCATCATCCTGGGCGACCAGGCCGAAGAATTTGCCGCCATGCTCTCGCCGCATGTGCACCAGCCGTACTTCGGCAGCCTGAAGGTGCGCGTGGCCGGGCGCGAGCAGACCCTGTACATCGGCAAGCACGGCTTCCGGGACGTGAAAGGGCCCTATTCGGTGGTCAGCTGGGACAGCGAGGTGGGCAGCCTGTTCTATTCGCAGGCATTGGGCTGGACCCCGCGCAAGGGCAGTGCCGGCGTGATCAAGCGCCGCCGCCAGCTGGACATTCACGCCAAGACGCTGCTGCGCGTGACCGACCTGTACGACGATGAACAGGGCGGCGACACCGGCGGGCGCGAGGAAGTGCTGCTGCGCCGCTTGCAGGAAGGCAGCACGGCCGGCATGCGCGATGTGGTCGAAACCCTGCAGCCCGAGCAGAACGAGGCCATGCGCGCCCCGGCCGGCGTGCCGGTGATCATTCAGGGCGCGGCGGGCTCGGGGAAAACCACCATCGGCTTTCACCGCCTGGCCTGGATGACCAGCGCCGAACGCGGCCCCCACCGCGCCCGCCCCGAAGCCTGCATGGTGCTGATGCCCAACCGCGTGCTCGCCACCTACGCCGCGCGGATTCTGCCCGAACTGGGCATTGAGCGCGTGGTGGTGACCACCCCCGAAGCCTGGGCCACCAGCCTGCTGGGTCTGGAAAAGTTAGATGTCACCGACCGCACCCTGAGCCTGCTGCTGACCGACCGTGACAACACCCGCCGCGCGCTGGCGTGGAGACGGGCCAAGCTGCTGGGCGACGCCCGCATGCTGGACGTGGTGCGCACCCACCTCTGGAACAGGTTTAACGCGGCGCTGCACGGCCAGAGCCTGCGAGAAGCCATTGAGCTGCGGGGCCGCGAGCCGCAGGTTTTCGCCTTGGATGAAGCGCAACTGGCCGGCATGCTGCGCGACGTGTTTGCCGCTGATCCCCTGGAGGGCTACCGCACCGGCATGCGCCGCGCCATTGAGGCCGAGGCCCTGTCCCGCCTGCGCCCCGCCGAGGACGAGGAGGCCAGTGTCTTGCGCCAGCTGTCCACGCCGCTGACCACCCTGCTGGGGCGTGTCTTCGCCTCCACCACGCCCATCACTGAGGCCCGGCGCCTGCTGGGCAGCCCCGAAGCTCTGGCGGCGAGTGGCCTGCTCACTGAGCGCGAGATTGCCCTGCTGGGCACCGACCCCCTCAGCGGCATTCCCACTCCTCGCCGCGCCCACGCCGACGTGACCGAGTTGCCCCTGATGCTGGCGGTGCAGGCCTTTACCGGCGGGATTGGCCGCCTGGACGGGCGCACGCTGGAACCCTTTGACCACGTGGTGCTGGACGAGGCGCAGGATTACTCGCCGCTGCTGTACGCCCTGCTGGGCCGCGCCACCCGCCCCGGGCACATCACGGCGCTGGGCGACCTGAACCAGGGCATGCACGGCTACAAGGGCCCCAGTTCCTGGGAGGCGGTCCAGGCGCAGCTCCCCGGCGCGCAGGTGCGCACGCTGGGCCGCACCTACCGCTCCACGCGGCAGATCACGGAGCTGGGCGCGCGCATTGCCGCCACCTACAACCGCGCGGCGGCCGTGCAGGGCGTGGACCGCGACGGCGCCGAGGTGCAGCGCTACACGGCCCCGGCTGACAGCCCCCACGGCGAACTGCCCCTGATCGCCCAGGCCGTCAAGGACGCGCAGGCGGCGGGCCACACGAACATCGCCATTGTCACGCGCCGGGGCGTGGACGCCGACCGGCTGGCCGAGGCCCTGCGCGAATTCGACACCGACGCCCAGCCGATCACCACGCAGGAGCACCGTTTCCGGGGCGGGCTGGTGATTCTGCCCGTGAACCTCGCCAAGGGGCTGGAATTCAGCGCGGCCATCGTGGCCAGTGCCAACGCTGACACCTACGACGAAAGCACCGAGTACGAGCGCCGATTGCTGTACGTGTCGGCCAGCCGCGCCCTGCACTGGCTGGCGCTGGTCAGCGTGGGCGACCTGCACCCGCTGGTGGCCTGA
- the panD gene encoding aspartate 1-decarboxylase: MERIMFRAKIHRATVTQADLDYVGSVTIDQDLLDAADILVNERVDIYNITNGNRLSTYALSGPRGSGVIGINGAAAHLMKPGDLVIIAAYGNFTEEEARTLEPRVVHVDERNRQLHLELA; this comes from the coding sequence GTGGAACGCATCATGTTCAGGGCCAAGATTCACCGCGCGACTGTTACGCAGGCCGACCTGGACTATGTCGGCAGCGTGACGATTGACCAGGACCTGCTGGACGCGGCGGACATCCTGGTCAATGAGCGCGTGGACATCTACAACATCACCAACGGCAACCGCCTGAGCACCTACGCGCTCAGCGGCCCGCGCGGCAGCGGCGTCATTGGCATCAACGGCGCCGCCGCCCACCTGATGAAGCCCGGCGATCTGGTGATTATCGCCGCGTACGGCAACTTCACCGAGGAAGAGGCCCGGACGCTGGAACCCCGCGTGGTCCATGTGGACGAACGCAACCGGCAGCTGCATCTGGAACTGGCGTAA
- a CDS encoding TetR/AcrR family transcriptional regulator: protein MSSSRGSARPYHHGLLRQELLTAARTLLAGRPAAELSLREVARQAGVSHAAPYHHFSDRHALLLALGEVCMTEFVVAQEQAAAAPPTPLARLVALGEAYVGYAAQHPHAFTLIFDPQVCPPGSVSPLAPLIERNQTLLARLLAEAQASGDLQTAQPEVVAQGLWATVHGLAHLVMSGHLPPHATAQILWGLLSVEFRAATPR, encoded by the coding sequence ATGTCAAGTTCGCGCGGGTCTGCCCGGCCCTATCACCATGGCCTGCTGCGTCAGGAGCTGCTGACGGCGGCCCGTACCCTGCTGGCCGGGCGCCCGGCCGCCGAGTTGAGCCTGCGTGAGGTGGCCCGGCAAGCGGGGGTCAGCCACGCGGCGCCGTACCACCATTTCAGTGATCGGCACGCCCTGCTGCTGGCGCTGGGTGAGGTCTGTATGACGGAATTCGTGGTCGCGCAGGAGCAGGCCGCCGCTGCGCCGCCCACGCCGCTGGCCCGGCTGGTGGCCCTGGGCGAGGCTTATGTGGGTTACGCCGCCCAGCATCCCCACGCCTTTACCCTGATCTTTGATCCGCAGGTGTGTCCACCGGGCTCCGTATCGCCCCTGGCTCCCCTGATCGAGCGCAATCAGACGCTGCTGGCGCGCCTTCTTGCAGAGGCACAGGCGAGCGGCGACCTGCAGACGGCCCAGCCTGAGGTGGTGGCCCAGGGGCTCTGGGCCACGGTGCATGGCCTGGCCCATCTGGTCATGAGCGGGCACCTGCCGCCCCACGCCACCGCCCAGATTCTCTGGGGCCTGCTCAGTGTGGAGTTCCGCGCGGCCACGCCACGGTAA
- a CDS encoding NAD(P)H-dependent oxidoreductase has product MSTLVINAHPNPDSFCRALAERYAQGARAAGPVTLIHLAELHFDPVLHRGYGAAQPPEADLERMQALLRGCTHLCVVYPVWWGAPPALLKGFVDRTFLPGFAFQYQDRPFPAQLLRGRSARVMVTSDSPRWYLHVTGDSAVRSVKDRTLAFSGFRPVQATRLGPVRRSTPEQRERWLAQAAQLGERDGQRASQRHPGQAVMSHPGA; this is encoded by the coding sequence ATGTCCACACTGGTCATCAACGCCCACCCGAACCCCGACAGCTTCTGCCGCGCGCTGGCTGAACGCTATGCCCAGGGGGCCCGCGCCGCTGGGCCGGTCACCCTCATTCATCTGGCCGAACTGCACTTTGACCCGGTCCTGCACCGGGGGTATGGGGCCGCGCAGCCACCAGAAGCGGATCTGGAACGCATGCAGGCCCTGTTGCGCGGGTGCACGCACCTGTGCGTCGTGTACCCGGTCTGGTGGGGGGCGCCGCCCGCGCTGCTCAAAGGGTTTGTGGACCGCACCTTCCTGCCTGGGTTTGCCTTTCAGTACCAGGATCGCCCATTCCCCGCCCAACTCCTGCGCGGCCGGAGCGCGCGCGTGATGGTCACCAGCGACTCGCCCAGGTGGTACCTGCATGTCACGGGCGACAGTGCCGTGCGCAGCGTCAAGGACCGCACCCTGGCCTTTAGCGGCTTCCGCCCTGTGCAGGCCACCCGCCTGGGGCCAGTGCGCCGCAGCACGCCAGAGCAGCGGGAACGGTGGCTGGCCCAGGCAGCCCAGCTGGGAGAGCGGGATGGTCAGCGGGCCAGCCAGCGGCACCCGGGTCAAGCCGTGATGAGCCACCCCGGAGCGTAG
- a CDS encoding alpha/beta fold hydrolase, translating into MRRPHALLLALLLTAPALAAPTEAQLNAVPATRVVMGGAVVPGTPANLNASITVRYGSAKPRAVLLLMPGFLGGAGSFDRLARQIVALNPTVAVWAVDRRSNLLEDHTSILKAGPAALAGLVKDGLPVRTPDSLPYLKDWGLDTTLKDWRVAVQAARALTPNVFLGGHSMGGTLSGLYAAYDFAGVPGARDVRGLVMLDGLPGLMSGQPLTADAYRKGASNPIGPLPGLDGLARAPYVDAVFFSPRLASRGAAQARLAQLDPSGRAPAGGLVPFPATNMAAAMTQLDQRYALIPFMAIKTGQATNATEATNLPTLALGGRDSHWIAGAKDPRQPVGWQADPAAPTDAADFVRRYITPLSDYAEWYFPQRLTLDLAAARTGTRGTPFEKTLPVWHMNTLKLPVLGIAAEQGVTTEAQYRTFAAGTQAQLTTFTLNGAAHLDIVSARGDQVARWIGAWMRPLVK; encoded by the coding sequence ATGCGCCGCCCCCACGCCCTGCTGCTTGCCCTCCTGCTGACCGCCCCCGCCCTGGCCGCCCCCACCGAAGCGCAGCTGAACGCTGTTCCAGCCACGCGCGTGGTGATGGGCGGCGCCGTGGTCCCCGGCACCCCAGCCAACCTAAACGCGAGCATCACCGTGCGCTACGGCAGCGCCAAACCCCGCGCGGTGCTGCTGCTGATGCCGGGCTTCCTGGGCGGGGCTGGCAGTTTTGACCGGCTGGCGCGGCAGATCGTGGCCCTGAATCCGACTGTGGCGGTGTGGGCGGTGGACCGCCGCAGCAACCTGCTCGAAGACCACACGTCCATCCTCAAGGCCGGACCTGCCGCCCTGGCCGGGCTGGTCAAGGATGGCCTGCCCGTGCGCACCCCGGACAGCCTGCCCTACCTGAAGGACTGGGGCCTGGACACCACCCTCAAAGACTGGCGTGTGGCGGTGCAGGCGGCGCGGGCCCTGACCCCCAACGTGTTCCTGGGCGGGCACTCCATGGGCGGCACCCTCAGCGGCCTGTACGCCGCCTACGACTTTGCGGGGGTGCCAGGGGCCCGGGACGTGCGCGGGCTGGTGATGCTCGACGGCCTGCCCGGCCTGATGAGCGGCCAGCCACTGACCGCCGACGCCTACCGCAAGGGGGCCAGCAACCCGATTGGCCCGCTGCCGGGCCTGGACGGGCTGGCGCGGGCGCCGTATGTGGACGCGGTGTTCTTCAGCCCGCGCCTCGCCAGCCGGGGTGCGGCCCAGGCGCGGCTGGCCCAGCTGGACCCGTCCGGGCGGGCGCCGGCGGGGGGCCTCGTGCCCTTTCCGGCCACCAATATGGCCGCCGCCATGACCCAGCTGGACCAGCGCTACGCCCTGATTCCCTTCATGGCGATCAAGACCGGGCAGGCCACCAACGCCACCGAGGCCACCAATCTGCCCACCCTGGCCCTGGGCGGCAGGGACAGCCACTGGATTGCGGGCGCCAAGGACCCCCGTCAGCCGGTGGGCTGGCAGGCCGACCCCGCCGCCCCCACCGACGCCGCCGATTTTGTGCGCCGCTATATCACCCCGCTGAGCGACTACGCCGAGTGGTACTTTCCCCAGCGCCTGACCCTGGACCTTGCCGCCGCCCGCACCGGCACGCGCGGCACTCCCTTTGAAAAGACGCTGCCGGTGTGGCACATGAACACGCTGAAGCTGCCCGTGCTGGGCATCGCCGCCGAACAGGGCGTGACCACCGAAGCCCAGTACCGCACCTTTGCGGCGGGCACGCAGGCCCAGCTGACCACCTTTACCCTGAACGGCGCGGCGCACCTGGACATCGTTTCGGCGCGCGGGGATCAGGTGGCGCGCTGGATTGGCGCCTGGATGAGGCCGCTGGTGAAGTAG
- a CDS encoding glycine--tRNA ligase — MPATSMEELVSLCKRRGFIFQGSEIYGGLQGFYDYGPLGVELKNNIKAAWWRSNVYERDDMEGLDASIIMHRQVLRHSGHEATFSDPMVDNKKTNKRYRLDHLVKDQKADVVAKVAQGMGVDADNFPALIAALNANPVQASEALRAAGVRDPFSGEVGEWTEPKPFNMMFKTTIGPVADDDSYGYLRPETAQGIFTNFKNVVDSTSRRLPFGIAQIGKAFRNEITPRNFIFRVRELEQMEIEFFCTPGTDEEWHEHWLEKRLSWWEAQGVPRSKIEILDVPKEDLAHYSKRTYDLMYDYPTLGHEEIEGIANRSDYDLGSHTKAQGELGLVAKVEENLDSVAKLTIPHPETNKPVVPFVIEPSAGVDRAMLAVLSEAFTKETLENGNERIVLKLKPHLAPIKVAVIPLARNKPELVELARTIKSDLQRLGLGRILLEDSGNIGKAYRRHDEVGTPYCVTVDFDTVGKGEDPSLTDTVTVRDRDTLQQERVKIADLSAFLQEKLR; from the coding sequence ATGCCCGCAACGTCAATGGAAGAACTCGTCAGCCTGTGCAAGCGCCGGGGCTTTATTTTTCAGGGCTCGGAGATCTACGGGGGCCTGCAGGGCTTTTACGACTACGGCCCGCTGGGCGTGGAGCTGAAGAACAACATCAAGGCCGCGTGGTGGCGCAGCAACGTCTACGAGCGCGACGACATGGAAGGGCTGGACGCCAGCATCATCATGCACCGGCAGGTGCTGCGCCACTCGGGCCACGAGGCGACGTTTAGCGACCCCATGGTGGACAACAAGAAGACCAACAAGCGCTACCGCCTGGACCATCTGGTGAAAGACCAGAAGGCCGACGTGGTTGCGAAGGTGGCACAGGGCATGGGCGTGGATGCCGATAATTTCCCGGCGCTGATCGCCGCGCTAAATGCCAACCCAGTGCAGGCCAGCGAGGCCCTGCGCGCGGCGGGCGTCCGCGACCCCTTTTCCGGCGAGGTGGGCGAGTGGACCGAGCCCAAGCCCTTTAACATGATGTTCAAGACGACCATCGGCCCGGTGGCCGATGACGACAGCTACGGCTACCTGCGTCCGGAAACCGCCCAGGGGATCTTCACCAACTTCAAGAACGTCGTGGACTCCACCAGCCGCCGCCTGCCGTTCGGCATCGCGCAGATTGGCAAGGCGTTTCGCAACGAGATCACGCCGCGCAACTTTATCTTCCGCGTGCGCGAGCTGGAGCAGATGGAGATTGAATTCTTCTGCACGCCCGGCACCGATGAAGAGTGGCACGAGCACTGGCTGGAAAAGCGCCTGAGCTGGTGGGAAGCCCAGGGGGTGCCCAGAAGCAAGATTGAAATTCTGGACGTGCCCAAAGAGGACCTCGCGCACTACTCCAAGCGCACCTATGACCTGATGTACGACTACCCCACCCTGGGGCACGAGGAAATCGAGGGCATTGCCAACCGCTCGGACTACGACCTGGGGAGCCACACCAAGGCGCAGGGCGAACTGGGTCTGGTGGCGAAGGTCGAGGAGAACCTCGACAGCGTGGCCAAGCTGACCATTCCCCACCCGGAGACGAACAAGCCGGTGGTGCCCTTTGTGATTGAGCCCAGTGCGGGCGTGGACCGCGCCATGTTGGCGGTGCTGAGCGAGGCATTTACCAAAGAAACGCTGGAGAACGGCAACGAGCGCATTGTGCTGAAACTGAAGCCCCACCTCGCGCCTATCAAGGTGGCGGTGATTCCGCTGGCCCGCAACAAGCCCGAACTGGTGGAGCTGGCCCGCACCATCAAGAGCGACCTGCAGCGGCTGGGCCTGGGCCGCATTCTGCTGGAAGACAGCGGCAACATCGGCAAGGCGTACCGCCGCCACGACGAGGTGGGCACGCCCTACTGCGTCACCGTGGACTTCGACACCGTGGGCAAGGGCGAGGACCCCTCCCTGACCGACACCGTGACCGTGCGTGACCGCGACACCTTGCAGCAGGAGCGGGTCAAGATCGCTGATCTGAGCGCCTTCCTTCAGGAGAAACTGCGATGA